GCCAGGGTCGCGTCCGGTGCCAGCACGCGGCCCAGTGCGGCGAAGAAGCGCTCGACCTCGGGCCACGACATGATGTGCAGCGTGTTGGCGCTGAAGACGGCGTCGAAGGGGCCTTCAGGCCAGGGGTCGGTCACGTCGAGCGCGATCGGGTCCGGCGTGTTCGGCAGCGCGGCGTCCGCCAGCCAGGCGCGGATGCCGGGCAGGTGCGCCGCCACATCGCTGCACTGCCAGCTCAGCCACGGCATGGCGGCGGCGAAGCGCACCGCATGCTGGCCGGTCCCGCTGCCCACTTCGAGCACCTTCCGGCGCTCGGCGAAGGCGTCGCGCAGCACCGCGAGAATGGGCTCGGCGTTGCGTTCCGCCGCCGGCGCGAAGGGCCTGTCCGCCGCCGGCGCGCTCACAGCAGTTCCCGCACCTTCTCCGGCGGCCGACCGACCACCGCGCGCTCGCCGCGCAGGACGATGGGGCGCTCCAGCAGACGCGGATTCTCGGCGAGGATCTTCAGCCAGTCCGCGCGCATGCGGGTGTCGTCGGGCTTGAGCTTCAGTGCCTTCGCGTCCGGCTCCTTGAAGCGAACCATGTCCGTGGGCTCGCCGCCGAGGGCGGTGCACAGCATGTCCAGCTCGGCGACATCGGGCGGTTCCTTGAGGTACTCGACGACGGTGGGGTTGACGTCGGCGTCGTGCAGCAGCTTGAGCGTCTCGCGGCTCTTCGAGCAGCGCGGGTTGTGATAGATGGTGATGGGTCCGTGGGTCATGCTCCGTATCCTCCGGGTTCCGATGGCGCCTCCGGCGCGAGCGCGCGCAGATGCGCGGCACTGCGCAGCGCATGCACGGTGACGCGCTCCAGCCAGCGCTGCGCAGCGAGCTGGGCGAGCACCGTCTCGATGGCGACGCTGTAGCCGCCGAGGCGCTCGACGATGGCCTGGCGCGCATTGTCGGCGGTATCCCCGATGCGTGCAGAGAAGGTCTCCATCGTGGTGAGCCGCGCCTGCGGGAGGCCGCCATCGCTGACCAGTCCATCCGCGCAGGCGTCGAGTGCGTCGGCGAGCTCGTCGGCCAGGCTGGCCAGCGCCGGCATCTCGCGCAGCGCCGCGGCCCGGCGCGCCGCCTCGAGATCGTCGCGCAGGCTGCGCGCATGGTCGAGCACCTGGCGCAGCCGGCCGAGCCGCTTCTGATCGGTGCGGCCGGAGCCCGGATTGAGCCGCGCGAAGTAGGCGGCGACCGCGTCGAGCGCTGCGCTGTTGCGCACGATCTCCTGCGCCGACGGCGCGGTACCACTGCGCAGGCTGCGGGCCAGCACGCGCATCATGTCGGCCACGCCCCGGTGCAGCACGCTGCCGGCGGCGGCCAGCGCCCACGCCGGCACGCGGCGCAGCAGCGGATCCAGCAGCGGCGTGAGCGGCGCGTGTCCTTCCTCGGGCAGGAGCCGCACCAGCATGCGCACCAGCGGCTGGCGCAGCGCCATCATCAGCAGCGCCACCAGTGCCGCCTGCGCCGATACGAAGATCGCGAGCTGGCCGGCGCGCGAGAAGCCGCCTTCCGGGCTCACCGCGGCCAGCGCATCCGGCAGCCCCGCGACCACC
Above is a window of Algiphilus sp. DNA encoding:
- the arsC gene encoding arsenate reductase (glutaredoxin) (This arsenate reductase requires both glutathione and glutaredoxin to convert arsenate to arsenite, after which the efflux transporter formed by ArsA and ArsB can extrude the arsenite from the cell, providing resistance.) — its product is MTHGPITIYHNPRCSKSRETLKLLHDADVNPTVVEYLKEPPDVAELDMLCTALGGEPTDMVRFKEPDAKALKLKPDDTRMRADWLKILAENPRLLERPIVLRGERAVVGRPPEKVRELL
- a CDS encoding DUF938 domain-containing protein, with the protein product MSAPAADRPFAPAAERNAEPILAVLRDAFAERRKVLEVGSGTGQHAVRFAAAMPWLSWQCSDVAAHLPGIRAWLADAALPNTPDPIALDVTDPWPEGPFDAVFSANTLHIMSWPEVERFFAALGRVLAPDATLAVYGPFRRDGAHTAPSNAAFEESLRAQDPARGIRDMADIDRLAAAVGLQRADTIAMPANNFTLVWRTR